The following proteins come from a genomic window of Chloracidobacterium sp.:
- a CDS encoding competence/damage-inducible protein A, with amino-acid sequence MASAEIIAVGSELLTPEKTDTNSLWLTEKLNETGIEVMLKTIVGDDEPRLLETIQDALKRSDIVITTGGLGPTEDDITRQIAAKAAGRELVFRDDLEADLRDRFKRWGREMPEINKRQAYIIEGCDVLPNPNGSAVGMLLETGDRTLIVLPGPPREMKPMFENSVLPRISGLAGTMVVRRRILRVSGLGESAVDSAIAPIYNEYKTVRTAILFNKAEVEIHLYSRAETSGAAEAVLGELAGRIADELGAPLFSDNGDTMEQIVGQMLTRRGETVSVAESCTGGLIAKRLTDVPGSSRYFVEGAATYSNEAKIRTLGVPRVTIEAHGAVSAETAEAMAEGMLKKAGTDHSVAVTGIAGPDGGTDEKPVGTVFIGYASPTVTKSVKIVLPGDRYLIRWRASQAALDYLRRQMLKSK; translated from the coding sequence ATGGCTTCTGCTGAAATAATCGCGGTCGGGTCGGAGCTTTTGACCCCGGAAAAGACCGATACCAACAGTCTCTGGCTGACCGAAAAGCTGAACGAAACAGGCATCGAGGTGATGCTGAAGACCATCGTCGGCGACGACGAGCCGCGACTTCTTGAGACCATCCAAGACGCTTTGAAACGTTCGGACATCGTCATCACGACCGGAGGGCTTGGCCCGACCGAAGACGACATAACCCGGCAGATCGCGGCAAAAGCTGCCGGGCGTGAACTGGTCTTTCGGGACGATCTGGAAGCCGATCTCCGCGATCGATTCAAGCGTTGGGGACGCGAGATGCCCGAGATCAACAAGCGTCAGGCATACATCATCGAGGGCTGCGACGTTTTGCCCAACCCGAACGGATCGGCCGTCGGCATGCTGCTCGAAACCGGCGACCGCACTCTGATCGTCCTGCCGGGCCCGCCGCGAGAAATGAAGCCGATGTTCGAGAACTCGGTGCTTCCTCGGATCAGCGGGCTTGCCGGAACGATGGTCGTAAGACGAAGGATACTTCGGGTTTCGGGCCTCGGTGAATCTGCCGTCGATTCTGCCATCGCTCCGATCTACAACGAATACAAGACGGTTCGGACGGCGATCCTTTTCAACAAGGCCGAGGTCGAGATACATCTCTACTCGCGTGCAGAAACATCCGGGGCCGCCGAAGCCGTGCTTGGCGAACTAGCGGGCCGCATCGCTGATGAACTCGGTGCGCCGCTTTTCTCAGACAATGGCGATACGATGGAGCAGATCGTCGGGCAAATGCTGACCAGGCGTGGAGAGACCGTCTCGGTGGCTGAGAGCTGTACCGGCGGACTGATCGCAAAGCGGCTGACCGATGTGCCGGGTTCGTCGCGGTATTTTGTCGAAGGGGCGGCGACATATTCCAACGAGGCCAAGATCCGAACCCTTGGCGTTCCCCGCGTTACAATTGAGGCCCACGGAGCCGTCAGCGCCGAGACCGCCGAAGCTATGGCCGAGGGAATGTTGAAAAAGGCGGGGACCGACCATTCGGTCGCGGTGACCGGGATCGCCGGGCCGGACGGCGGAACGGACGAAAAGCCGGTCGGAACGGTCTTCATCGGGTACGCATCGCCAACGGTGACCAAATCGGTAAAGATCGTTCTGCCGGGTGACCGGTACCTGATCAGGTGGCGAGCGAGCCAGGCCGCTCTTGATTATTTGCGACGGCAAATGCTGAAAAGCAAATAA
- a CDS encoding isoaspartyl peptidase/L-asparaginase, producing the protein MKKAIVHLLFFVMLMPLAFVSAQKSGGNEIKQLQGPQNPRLGFVIHGGAGVISRATLTPEREKEFRAKLEEAVTAGYKVLQSGKSSLDAIEAAIRIMEDSPLFNAGKGAVFTNDGKNELDASIMDGKTLGAGAVAGLQRVKNPITLARAVMEKSEHVMMVGSGAEKFAAEQKIELVDPKYFFTQPRWDALQQILKEEKARSEKAVSTSASASRPANRFGTVGAVALDKDGNLAAGTSTGGMTNKRFGRVGDAPIIGAGTYANNATCAVSATGWGEFFIRLSVARDISALMEYRAMPIQNAVDMVIKQKLQKLGGDGGVIAIDKFGNIGISFNSEGMYRAYINSEGKPVVEIY; encoded by the coding sequence ATGAAAAAAGCGATTGTTCATTTGCTGTTCTTTGTGATGCTGATGCCGCTGGCCTTCGTTTCCGCACAAAAATCGGGCGGGAACGAGATCAAGCAGCTGCAGGGGCCGCAGAATCCGCGGCTTGGTTTCGTCATTCATGGCGGAGCCGGCGTAATTTCACGCGCAACGCTTACACCGGAGCGCGAAAAGGAATTTCGGGCGAAGCTGGAGGAGGCCGTAACGGCGGGCTACAAGGTCCTGCAATCCGGCAAATCGAGCCTTGACGCGATCGAAGCTGCGATAAGGATCATGGAAGACTCGCCTCTATTCAACGCCGGGAAGGGGGCGGTCTTCACGAACGACGGCAAGAACGAACTCGACGCCTCGATAATGGACGGCAAAACGCTCGGAGCGGGCGCGGTAGCGGGCTTACAGCGTGTGAAGAATCCGATCACCCTGGCAAGGGCCGTGATGGAAAAAAGCGAGCACGTGATGATGGTCGGGAGCGGAGCCGAAAAGTTTGCGGCCGAACAAAAGATCGAGCTTGTCGATCCAAAGTACTTTTTTACCCAACCGCGATGGGATGCCCTGCAGCAGATACTCAAAGAAGAGAAAGCACGGTCTGAAAAAGCGGTGAGCACGTCTGCAAGCGCGTCGCGCCCTGCAAATAGGTTCGGGACGGTCGGCGCGGTCGCCTTGGATAAGGACGGCAATCTCGCGGCAGGGACTTCGACCGGAGGTATGACGAACAAGCGATTCGGCCGGGTCGGTGACGCGCCGATAATCGGTGCCGGAACTTATGCGAACAACGCGACCTGTGCTGTTTCGGCGACCGGATGGGGCGAGTTTTTCATTCGGCTCTCGGTCGCCCGCGACATTTCGGCCCTGATGGAATATCGGGCGATGCCGATTCAGAACGCGGTCGATATGGTGATCAAACAAAAGCTGCAAAAGCTGGGCGGCGATGGCGGGGTGATCGCGATCGACAAATTCGGCAATATCGGCATCTCGTTCAATTCCGAGGGAATGTACCGGGCCTATATCAACAGCGAAGGTAAACCGGTTGTTGAGATCTATTAA
- the idi gene encoding isopentenyl-diphosphate Delta-isomerase — MFDTKKNQIAYIAAAIFLIVGAFFMANVEMPAWAHYASAVNIVLFALPVIWALRRWLGWRDALMLFGALGVYALVIETLAIITGFPYGHFGYSDHLGYRLFGYAPWTVAFAWTPLAIGAYAMAASVFRSALPRAVFGTILLTAFDLVLDPGAVYLKFWQYADGGWYYGVPWSNFAGWLVSGFIGAIIFEAFIASRRPLLPVPAQLFLSSIFIVFFWTAFAAFAGMALPALIGLGLVVSMAAGFRRRYYAFDEMIVMVDDGNVPIATEKKAFVHNRYTKLHRAFSVFIINSKRELLLQQRAFSKKTWPGVWSNSCCGHVMLHEDIISAGKRRLRYELGLSGIGLEVGLPGYRYTAEKDGIVENEICPVLFGFTDREPSPNADEVASTKWVSWEKFLEDIRDPGCELSPWAIEEAELLAKEPKFLEALNRNSDRRR; from the coding sequence ATGTTTGACACGAAGAAAAACCAAATTGCCTATATCGCTGCAGCGATCTTTCTGATCGTCGGTGCTTTCTTCATGGCAAATGTCGAAATGCCGGCCTGGGCACACTATGCATCTGCGGTCAACATTGTTCTGTTCGCGCTGCCGGTGATATGGGCACTTCGCCGATGGCTGGGCTGGCGCGACGCTCTGATGCTCTTTGGTGCATTGGGCGTCTATGCTCTGGTCATTGAAACGCTGGCGATAATCACGGGCTTTCCTTACGGCCACTTCGGTTACTCCGATCATCTCGGTTACAGGTTATTCGGCTATGCACCGTGGACGGTTGCATTTGCCTGGACCCCGCTGGCGATCGGAGCCTATGCGATGGCGGCGTCCGTGTTCAGGTCGGCGTTGCCGCGGGCGGTATTTGGTACGATCCTTCTGACGGCCTTCGATCTCGTGCTGGATCCCGGTGCCGTTTACCTCAAATTCTGGCAATATGCCGACGGAGGCTGGTATTACGGCGTCCCGTGGTCAAATTTCGCCGGGTGGCTGGTCTCAGGCTTTATCGGTGCGATCATTTTCGAGGCCTTCATCGCCTCGCGAAGGCCGCTGCTTCCCGTTCCTGCCCAATTGTTCCTCAGCTCGATATTCATCGTGTTTTTTTGGACGGCATTCGCCGCTTTTGCCGGCATGGCGCTGCCCGCATTGATAGGGTTGGGCCTGGTCGTGTCGATGGCCGCTGGTTTTCGCCGTCGATATTACGCGTTCGATGAAATGATCGTAATGGTCGACGATGGAAATGTTCCGATCGCGACCGAAAAGAAAGCATTCGTCCATAATCGGTACACAAAGCTGCACCGGGCATTCTCGGTCTTCATTATCAATTCGAAGAGAGAACTGCTTCTGCAGCAGCGGGCGTTCAGCAAAAAAACCTGGCCGGGCGTTTGGTCAAATTCGTGCTGCGGCCATGTGATGCTGCACGAAGATATAATTTCCGCGGGAAAACGTCGGCTGCGGTACGAGCTTGGGTTAAGCGGCATCGGTCTCGAGGTCGGACTTCCCGGTTACCGGTACACCGCTGAAAAGGACGGCATTGTCGAGAACGAGATCTGTCCGGTACTTTTCGGGTTTACCGACCGCGAGCCTTCACCCAACGCCGACGAGGTCGCGTCAACAAAATGGGTGTCGTGGGAGAAATTTCTCGAGGACATTCGCGACCCGGGTTGCGAGCTTTCACCCTGGGCGATAGAGGAAGCCGAGCTGCTTGCCAAAGAGCCGAAATTTCTCGAAGCACTGAATCGCAATTCTGACCGTCGGCGGTAG
- a CDS encoding prenyltransferase — translation MSFLLTLLKISRPRFWVYVFGPYLVGLAAAAASANDLLRPGSIVFGLYFLFPANLLVYGINDIFDFETDRLNPKKTEYEMLVRPETHRRLAIVIFALNLPFIIAAYFLAPRALPSLFGFIFFSLFYSAPPIRAKAVPIVDSAFNILYVLPAAFAFQMITGTFLPIAVLAAGGLWTAAMHAFSAVPDIESDKEAGVSTIATFLGRTLTIIFCGAAYLGSAILAFPYLGMTGIAAGLVYSGIMLYAVFQPEGSKIFRIYRVFPLINALVGFALFWFIALPKFL, via the coding sequence ATGTCATTTCTCTTGACCCTTTTGAAAATCAGCCGTCCGCGTTTCTGGGTCTATGTTTTCGGCCCTTATCTCGTCGGCCTCGCTGCCGCCGCGGCATCGGCTAATGATCTTCTCCGGCCAGGATCGATAGTCTTCGGCCTCTACTTTCTCTTCCCGGCAAATTTGCTGGTTTATGGCATAAACGACATTTTCGATTTCGAGACCGACCGGCTTAATCCGAAAAAAACGGAGTATGAGATGCTCGTTCGTCCCGAGACGCATCGCCGCCTCGCAATCGTGATATTTGCGCTGAACCTGCCGTTCATCATCGCCGCTTATTTTCTTGCTCCGCGAGCTCTGCCGTCGCTGTTTGGCTTCATCTTCTTTTCACTCTTTTACTCGGCACCGCCGATACGGGCAAAGGCCGTCCCGATCGTTGATTCGGCATTCAATATTCTTTACGTTCTTCCTGCCGCCTTTGCATTTCAGATGATCACCGGCACATTTCTCCCGATCGCCGTGCTCGCCGCCGGCGGCCTGTGGACGGCCGCGATGCACGCGTTTTCAGCGGTGCCCGATATCGAATCGGACAAAGAGGCCGGCGTTTCGACCATTGCTACTTTTCTCGGCCGCACCCTGACAATAATTTTTTGCGGAGCGGCGTATCTCGGGTCGGCCATTCTCGCTTTTCCTTATCTAGGCATGACCGGCATCGCAGCCGGTTTGGTATACAGCGGGATTATGCTCTATGCGGTATTTCAACCTGAGGGTTCAAAGATCTTTCGGATCTACCGAGTGTTCCCGTTGATAAATGCGCTCGTTGGGTTCGCCCTATTCTGGTTCATCGCCCTTCCCAAATTTCTCTAG
- the crtI gene encoding phytoene desaturase, whose amino-acid sequence MSKKVVVIGAGIGGLGTAGLFAKKGYSVTVLEKNANLGGRANVFEAHGFRYDMGPSWYLAPDLFEHFFELMGEKVEDHLDLVRLSPSYRIFFHNDPKPLDIHSDIEVDSQTFESIEPGSAEKLKAYLKQSEYQYEVATQHFMYKNYDTIFDFFNKRVMTEGQKLSVFSKMHSFVSKFFKTKKLQQVMEYTMVFLGTSPYEAPALYNLMSHMDFNQGVFYPKGGFYELINALSRIAEKNGAELRTNAAVAEIVVENGVTKGVRLEGGEMVEADIVISNADIWFTETRLLSEKWQTHPQKYWNKRVMAPSAFIMYLGISEKLPNLIHHNLLFSEDWRKNFDDIYKDPQLPDAPSLYVCAPSVSDPGVAPEGKENLFVLVPIASDLKMTESEKESYSDKVIGLIEKEMGLNGLKDKIEYKRIYTVDDFGSDYNSFKGTALGLAHTIWQTAIFRPNNRSKKVSNLYYVGAGVNPGIGTQICLISAELVYKRVHGIKSAAPLKTL is encoded by the coding sequence ATGAGTAAAAAGGTTGTCGTGATCGGTGCCGGGATCGGCGGGCTTGGCACAGCAGGTCTCTTTGCAAAAAAAGGCTACAGCGTCACAGTTCTGGAAAAGAACGCGAACCTCGGCGGGCGTGCGAACGTTTTCGAGGCTCACGGCTTTCGCTACGACATGGGGCCGTCGTGGTATCTGGCCCCGGACCTTTTCGAACATTTTTTCGAACTGATGGGCGAAAAGGTCGAGGATCATCTCGACCTCGTCCGTCTTTCACCCTCTTATCGGATCTTTTTTCATAACGACCCGAAACCGCTCGACATCCACTCCGACATCGAAGTCGACTCGCAGACCTTTGAGTCGATCGAGCCAGGATCTGCCGAAAAGCTCAAAGCGTATCTAAAGCAATCCGAGTATCAGTATGAGGTCGCGACCCAGCACTTCATGTACAAGAACTACGATACGATCTTTGATTTTTTCAACAAACGCGTGATGACCGAAGGTCAAAAACTCTCGGTCTTTTCGAAGATGCATTCGTTCGTCTCGAAGTTCTTCAAGACGAAAAAGCTTCAGCAGGTGATGGAATACACGATGGTGTTTCTCGGCACGTCGCCGTATGAAGCTCCGGCGCTCTATAACCTGATGTCGCACATGGACTTCAATCAGGGCGTGTTTTATCCGAAGGGCGGGTTTTACGAATTGATCAACGCACTTTCGCGGATCGCCGAAAAGAACGGTGCGGAGCTGAGAACGAATGCGGCGGTCGCTGAGATCGTCGTCGAAAACGGCGTCACAAAAGGCGTCAGGCTCGAAGGCGGCGAGATGGTCGAGGCGGATATCGTCATATCGAACGCTGACATTTGGTTCACCGAGACCCGGCTGCTGTCAGAGAAATGGCAGACGCATCCGCAAAAGTACTGGAATAAAAGGGTGATGGCGCCATCGGCGTTCATCATGTACCTCGGCATCAGCGAAAAACTGCCCAACCTGATCCATCACAATCTGCTTTTCAGCGAAGACTGGCGAAAGAACTTCGACGATATTTACAAGGATCCGCAGCTGCCCGATGCACCGTCTTTGTATGTTTGCGCACCGAGCGTTTCCGATCCAGGAGTTGCTCCGGAGGGCAAAGAGAATTTGTTTGTTCTCGTTCCGATCGCTTCGGACCTCAAGATGACCGAATCCGAAAAAGAGTCGTATTCGGACAAGGTGATCGGCCTCATCGAAAAGGAAATGGGCCTTAATGGGCTAAAGGACAAGATCGAGTACAAAAGGATCTATACCGTCGATGATTTTGGCTCGGATTACAACAGTTTCAAGGGGACGGCACTGGGCCTGGCGCATACGATCTGGCAAACCGCGATCTTCCGGCCAAACAACCGATCGAAAAAGGTCTCGAACCTATATTACGTAGGTGCGGGCGTCAATCCCGGAATCGGGACCCAGATCTGCCTTATCAGTGCCGAGCTTGTTTATAAACGCGTTCACGGCATCAAATCGGCTGCTCCGCTGAAAACGCTCTAG
- a CDS encoding phytoene/squalene synthase family protein has translation MLGLHDTSAKDQRAFEKLVNGLELCRQITRRYGTSFYFATQFFPKETRDGIYAVYAFARIPDEIVDDPTCSDHELALERLSEWREEWRRAMSDGFSDDPVMNAIVHVFMKYKIPMEDGEAFLRSMFMDEEKFDYENYAELEDYMYGSAGVIGLMVTRIVGFSTADAFPYAIKLGYAFQLTNFLRDIREDYDALGRIYMPKDEMAQFGLTSEDIAARVRDERFVEFMKFQIKRNRDVYREALPGIKLLNWRGRLAVRVSYVLYKAILNEIERANYNVFAGRVRTNRQQKIYLSLKALAGVYE, from the coding sequence ATGCTTGGGCTTCATGACACGTCGGCCAAGGACCAAAGAGCATTCGAGAAATTGGTCAATGGCCTGGAACTTTGCCGACAGATAACCCGCCGTTACGGCACCAGCTTCTATTTCGCCACGCAGTTCTTTCCGAAGGAAACCCGCGACGGCATATATGCGGTCTATGCCTTCGCTCGGATCCCGGACGAGATCGTCGACGACCCGACCTGCAGCGATCACGAACTTGCGTTAGAGCGTCTTTCCGAATGGCGAGAGGAATGGCGGCGAGCGATGTCTGACGGTTTTTCGGACGATCCGGTGATGAATGCGATCGTCCACGTCTTCATGAAATATAAGATCCCGATGGAGGACGGCGAGGCTTTCCTCCGGTCGATGTTCATGGACGAAGAAAAGTTTGACTACGAGAATTATGCCGAACTTGAAGACTATATGTATGGATCGGCCGGTGTGATCGGCCTGATGGTCACGCGTATCGTTGGGTTTTCGACAGCCGATGCTTTTCCGTATGCGATAAAGCTTGGATACGCGTTCCAGCTGACCAATTTTTTGCGCGACATCAGAGAGGATTACGATGCACTCGGCCGGATCTATATGCCGAAGGACGAAATGGCACAATTCGGCCTGACGTCAGAGGACATCGCGGCAAGGGTCCGCGACGAAAGGTTCGTCGAGTTCATGAAGTTCCAGATCAAGCGAAACAGAGATGTGTACCGCGAAGCTCTTCCTGGGATCAAGCTCCTGAATTGGCGTGGGCGGCTCGCCGTTCGTGTTTCTTACGTCCTTTACAAGGCTATTCTTAACGAGATCGAAAGAGCAAACTACAACGTTTTTGCCGGGCGCGTGCGTACCAACCGCCAGCAAAAGATATACCTGTCGTTAAAGGCCCTCGCCGGAGTCTATGAGTAA
- a CDS encoding uracil-DNA glycosylase — MPADEVRADAAAAKTADTIGSIRAEIGDCTRCKLHSLGRKQIVHSTGNFQADLMFVGEAPGADEDEQGLPFVGRAGQLLTKIIESIGLRRENVCIGNINRCRPPGNRQPEPDETAACRPFILREIAVVRPKVIVVLGATAAHNLLEVKTPISKLRGNFHDYFGVKVMPTFHPAYLLRDPHKKREVWEDMKKVRDMLRSEL; from the coding sequence ATGCCGGCAGATGAGGTGAGAGCCGATGCTGCAGCCGCCAAAACGGCCGATACGATCGGTTCGATCCGGGCCGAGATCGGCGATTGCACACGCTGCAAACTGCATTCTCTGGGCCGCAAACAGATCGTGCATTCGACCGGAAATTTTCAGGCCGATCTGATGTTCGTCGGCGAGGCTCCGGGCGCCGATGAGGACGAACAAGGCCTTCCGTTTGTCGGTCGGGCCGGTCAATTGCTGACAAAGATAATAGAAAGCATCGGGCTAAGACGCGAAAATGTCTGCATCGGCAACATCAACCGCTGCCGGCCGCCCGGGAACCGTCAGCCCGAGCCTGATGAGACCGCCGCCTGCCGCCCGTTCATTCTGCGTGAGATCGCCGTGGTCCGGCCAAAGGTGATCGTCGTTCTGGGGGCGACCGCCGCCCACAATCTTCTTGAGGTCAAGACGCCGATCTCTAAGCTCCGCGGTAACTTTCACGACTATTTCGGCGTGAAGGTCATGCCCACATTCCACCCTGCCTATCTGCTCCGCGACCCGCACAAAAAGCGCGAGGTTTGGGAAGACATGAAGAAAGTCCGCGATATGTTGAGATCTGAGCTATAA
- the coaBC gene encoding bifunctional phosphopantothenoylcysteine decarboxylase/phosphopantothenate--cysteine ligase CoaBC, whose product MTEYRVGLGVSGGIAAYKAVEVMRLLQKSGCDVSVAMTRHATEFVQPLTFRALTDKHVIVDDYDPANPDPIAHINFSQNIDLLLIVPATANIIGKFANGVADDFLSSTYLACTAPVMIAPAMNTTMWEQPATQRNIEQLKADGVHFVEPVAGELACKTVGTGKLEDVENIVQQAMSLLRGQKEDILHSSSAPHHSQDLTGEKILITVGGTREAIDPVRFISNHSSGKMGFAVAEAARDRGAEVTVVAGVTAVEPPAGITVIKGISAEAMHIAVMHELPNATVFIGSAAVADYAPANAANAKIKKEGKDTLTLELTKTPDILADVSAHRTDGLLVVGFAAETNDVVGYARSKMEKKGLDMVVANDITAAGAGFNTDTNIATFLTRQGGEIELPLMSKRYLADKILDEIVKLRRT is encoded by the coding sequence ATGACGGAATATCGTGTTGGCCTTGGGGTTTCCGGCGGGATCGCGGCTTATAAAGCTGTTGAGGTGATGCGGCTGCTGCAGAAGTCGGGGTGCGACGTCTCGGTGGCGATGACGCGGCACGCGACCGAGTTCGTCCAGCCGCTGACGTTTCGCGCGCTGACGGACAAACACGTGATCGTTGACGATTACGACCCGGCGAATCCCGACCCGATCGCTCATATAAACTTTTCACAGAATATCGATCTGCTGCTGATCGTCCCGGCAACGGCGAACATCATCGGGAAATTTGCGAACGGCGTGGCGGACGATTTTCTTTCTTCGACCTATCTCGCATGCACGGCACCGGTGATGATCGCTCCGGCGATGAACACGACGATGTGGGAGCAGCCCGCGACACAGCGAAACATCGAGCAGCTTAAGGCCGACGGCGTGCATTTTGTCGAGCCCGTGGCCGGCGAGCTTGCATGCAAGACTGTCGGAACAGGGAAGCTTGAGGACGTTGAGAATATCGTTCAGCAGGCTATGAGCTTGCTGAGAGGTCAGAAGGAAGACATTCTTCATTCATCGTCCGCACCTCATCATTCTCAGGATCTGACCGGAGAAAAGATCCTGATCACGGTCGGCGGGACGCGTGAGGCGATCGATCCGGTTCGGTTCATCTCGAATCATTCTTCGGGCAAGATGGGCTTCGCCGTTGCCGAAGCCGCACGCGACCGCGGGGCCGAGGTGACGGTCGTCGCCGGGGTTACGGCGGTAGAACCGCCGGCGGGCATTACGGTCATCAAGGGTATCTCGGCCGAGGCGATGCACATCGCGGTGATGCACGAACTGCCGAATGCGACCGTGTTCATTGGCTCGGCCGCGGTCGCCGATTATGCTCCGGCTAATGCCGCCAACGCCAAAATCAAGAAAGAAGGCAAAGACACGCTGACGCTCGAACTGACCAAAACGCCCGACATTCTCGCCGATGTTTCAGCGCACCGGACAGACGGTTTGCTGGTCGTCGGGTTTGCCGCCGAAACGAATGACGTTGTCGGTTACGCACGCTCGAAAATGGAAAAGAAGGGCCTGGACATGGTCGTCGCCAACGACATAACCGCTGCAGGTGCCGGATTCAACACGGATACGAACATCGCTACCTTCCTGACGCGGCAGGGCGGCGAGATCGAACTCCCGCTGATGTCAAAACGCTATCTCGCTGATAAGATACTCGACGAGATCGTTAAACTGCGCCGCACCTGA
- a CDS encoding NUDIX hydrolase gives MKPEVLSSKTIYAGKVFDIRVDEIREGDVVYKREIVVHRGSAVILPVFADGTAALVRQYRHAAGAYLLEIPAGTLNAGEDPLTGCIRELEEEIGVTAEKIEKLSEFYISPGFLTEKMHVFLATGLTEVGQKLEDDEILTVERHTFPALLRMIEQGEIVDAKTIIGVTTAAARLGHTP, from the coding sequence ATGAAACCCGAAGTTCTTTCTTCCAAAACGATCTACGCCGGAAAGGTTTTTGATATTCGCGTGGACGAGATCCGCGAGGGCGATGTCGTGTACAAGCGCGAGATCGTCGTTCATCGCGGGAGTGCGGTGATCTTGCCGGTATTTGCCGATGGGACGGCGGCGCTCGTCCGGCAATATCGCCACGCGGCCGGCGCCTATCTGCTTGAGATCCCGGCGGGCACACTGAACGCGGGCGAAGACCCGCTCACGGGCTGCATCAGAGAGTTGGAAGAAGAGATCGGCGTAACGGCGGAAAAGATCGAAAAGCTCTCGGAATTTTACATCTCGCCCGGCTTTCTGACCGAAAAGATGCACGTCTTTCTCGCCACCGGCCTGACCGAGGTCGGCCAAAAACTGGAAGACGACGAGATACTCACAGTCGAACGCCACACATTCCCTGCTCTGCTGCGGATGATCGAACAGGGCGAGATCGTCGACGCCAAGACCATCATCGGTGTCACGACGGCCGCGGCCAGACTCGGCCATACGCCCTGA
- the rplM gene encoding 50S ribosomal protein L13, with translation MSTYFPSGNGLADNRKWYVVDAQGKTVGRLATEVARILSGKNNPAWTPFMDMGDHCVVINARHAIFKGSKNDQKMYRRHTLYPGGLRETTVKEMFEKKPEKVIELAVKGMLPKTKLGKAMVKKLKVYADGDHRHSAQKPEAITIETK, from the coding sequence ATGAGTACTTATTTTCCGAGTGGGAACGGCTTGGCCGATAATCGCAAGTGGTATGTCGTCGATGCCCAGGGCAAAACCGTTGGCCGCCTTGCGACCGAGGTCGCTCGCATACTTTCGGGCAAGAACAATCCGGCGTGGACGCCCTTTATGGATATGGGCGACCATTGCGTTGTCATCAACGCCCGCCATGCGATCTTCAAAGGCTCGAAGAACGACCAGAAAATGTATCGCCGCCACACGCTCTATCCGGGCGGGCTTCGCGAGACAACGGTAAAGGAAATGTTCGAGAAAAAGCCTGAAAAGGTTATCGAACTCGCCGTTAAGGGCATGCTGCCGAAGACCAAGCTCGGCAAGGCCATGGTCAAGAAATTGAAAGTATACGCCGACGGCGATCATCGCCATTCGGCCCAGAAACCCGAAGCGATCACGATCGAAACCAAATAG
- the rpsI gene encoding 30S ribosomal protein S9: MADIQYYGTGRRKTSTARVYLRPGSGDIVVNRRPFDNYFPNEALQMIIRQPLSLTDTLGKFDILVNVDGGGTAGQAGAVRHGITRALMEFNADLRPALKKAGLVTRDPRQKERKKYGQKGARKRFQFSKR; the protein is encoded by the coding sequence ATGGCAGACATTCAATATTACGGCACAGGCCGCCGAAAGACTTCGACAGCACGTGTTTACCTGCGTCCGGGTTCGGGCGACATCGTCGTCAATCGCCGCCCTTTCGATAACTATTTCCCTAACGAAGCGTTGCAGATGATCATCCGCCAGCCGCTAAGCCTTACCGATACGCTCGGTAAATTCGACATTCTTGTGAATGTCGACGGCGGTGGGACCGCAGGCCAGGCCGGTGCCGTGAGACACGGCATCACCCGTGCGTTGATGGAATTTAACGCCGACCTCAGGCCGGCATTGAAAAAGGCAGGGCTCGTTACGCGTGACCCGCGCCAGAAAGAACGTAAGAAATACGGACAGAAGGGAGCCCGCAAGCGGTTCCAGTTCTCGAAGCGTTAA